The genomic region CGTCAGCAATTGGGGTGCTTGTATATTCAACCCTTGGCGGAACTTCAGCGTAGACCTTACGTACAATCAGATGGTTCGCCTCCAATTCACGCAACTGCTGCGTCAGCATTTTCTGAGTGATTTTAGGAATACGCTTTCTGAGCTCTCCAAACCTCAGCGTATTGTTCCGCAGGTGATACAGAATGATTACCTTCCATTTTCCACCGATGACATCAATAGCGGCTGTTACTGGACAGTCCAGATTTTCAGTGCAGCCACTGGGCTGATCTATCTGCTTGTTTTTACTCATGAGTTACTTTTTGGATACCTTATTCCTAAACAGTGCGTACTTGATCTTCGTATACCGAATCACTACGGTATATAAAACATACCAACAGCAACAAAGATACTGTGTAATGGTTTTATACCATAAAGCTGGCGTGATGTCCTTGGAGCGAGGCATTGTCATGAGCATCCCAGCAAGTCCATTGAATGAACATAACCGGAGATCGCAATGAAAAAGTTTTCAAGCAGCAAAGTACTACTGGCGGCGGCTATTCTGTCCTTGTCAGCAAATGCATCTGCTGTTGAATTTATCTATAAACCCGCTTCCCTGACGGAGGTCGCCACTAACTTGCAAAAGGTTGAAGGGGGGCATCTTGAGCGCTTTAAAAAACCATTTGAAGTGCAACGCTT from Spartinivicinus poritis harbors:
- a CDS encoding winged helix-turn-helix transcriptional regulator codes for the protein MSKNKQIDQPSGCTENLDCPVTAAIDVIGGKWKVIILYHLRNNTLRFGELRKRIPKITQKMLTQQLRELEANHLIVRKVYAEVPPRVEYTSTPIADELRPIMDMLCAWGERHKELLRSAE